A part of Halobacillus shinanisalinarum genomic DNA contains:
- a CDS encoding ammonium transporter, with translation MDEIFLMNNLWIVICTVLVLFMQGGFILLEAGSTRMKNAGHIAGKTVFTIGIVSIVFWAVGYGLIYGEGNAFIGFSNFFYGDATTIGEGLAGSVDFFFQLAFAAIAMTIAFGGFAERAKLSAYVIFAVLFSILVYPVIAHWIWGGGWLAEHGKQDFAGSTVVHLTGAMAAFAATIILKPRIGKYNKDGSSNEIAGHNQVFTALGVLILWVGWFGFNAGSTFGVADAFFGYVALNTQLAAGAGAIGAMLVVWAVTGKADVPTTLNGALAGLVAITASCGFVEPWAAVIIGLIGGFIVFFSMKFFDKKKIDDPIFALSVHGTVGVWGTLSNGLFATTELATVGQAGLFYGGGFAQLGVQVLGVVSSGLYAFAVAFIILKVMEKVMGGLRVSEEEEIIGLDLSEHGGYGYPESIPQPNSNQTGA, from the coding sequence ATGGATGAGATTTTTCTAATGAATAACTTATGGATTGTTATCTGTACGGTTTTGGTGTTATTTATGCAAGGTGGATTTATTTTACTCGAAGCAGGATCAACAAGAATGAAAAACGCTGGTCATATTGCCGGCAAGACAGTTTTTACCATAGGAATTGTATCGATAGTCTTTTGGGCTGTAGGTTATGGACTAATATACGGGGAAGGAAATGCATTCATAGGGTTTTCTAATTTCTTTTACGGTGATGCGACAACGATCGGGGAAGGGTTAGCTGGTTCTGTAGACTTCTTTTTCCAGCTGGCATTTGCTGCAATTGCCATGACGATTGCCTTCGGTGGTTTTGCGGAACGTGCAAAATTATCCGCTTATGTTATTTTTGCAGTCCTGTTTTCTATTTTGGTTTATCCTGTTATCGCCCATTGGATTTGGGGAGGCGGTTGGTTAGCTGAGCATGGAAAGCAAGATTTTGCTGGTTCGACTGTGGTTCATTTAACGGGAGCTATGGCCGCTTTCGCTGCTACAATTATTTTAAAGCCGCGTATCGGTAAATATAATAAAGATGGTTCTTCGAATGAAATTGCCGGACATAACCAGGTGTTTACGGCATTAGGTGTACTTATTCTTTGGGTAGGTTGGTTTGGATTTAATGCAGGGAGCACATTTGGTGTAGCTGATGCCTTTTTTGGTTATGTTGCCCTCAATACACAATTAGCAGCTGGTGCAGGTGCAATTGGTGCTATGCTTGTTGTTTGGGCTGTCACAGGCAAGGCGGATGTTCCGACAACACTAAATGGAGCTTTAGCAGGGCTTGTTGCTATTACTGCCTCTTGTGGATTTGTTGAACCTTGGGCGGCTGTTATTATTGGTTTGATTGGTGGGTTTATTGTTTTTTTCAGTATGAAGTTCTTTGATAAGAAGAAAATTGATGATCCTATCTTTGCTTTATCTGTTCATGGTACGGTCGGTGTATGGGGCACACTTTCAAATGGACTATTTGCAACAACTGAATTAGCAACCGTTGGGCAGGCGGGTTTATTCTATGGTGGTGGATTTGCCCAGCTTGGTGTACAGGTGTTAGGTGTTGTTAGTAGCGGACTTTATGCGTTCGCTGTCGCATTCATCATCTTAAAAGTAATGGAGAAAGTGATGGGTGGGCTTCGTGTATCAGAGGAAGAAGAAATAATCGGCCTTGATTTAAGTGAGCACGGTGGTTATGGCTACCCAGAGAGCATCCCTCAACCGAATTCGAATCAAACAGGTGCTTAA
- a CDS encoding methionine biosynthesis PLP-dependent protein produces the protein MCTSHTETKLVHTGKNNADSTGAISAPVYFSTAYQHSGIGESTGFDYSRTGNPTRAILERSIAEIEHGEAGFAFSSGMAAIQTALSLFGHQDEILVSEDLYGGSYRLFEHLSDQYGLQFQYCDSQHLSNLDQYITEKTKAVYIETPTNPLMHVADIPAIARIAKKYNLLLVVDNTLYTPILQQPLLEGADIVIHSATKYLAGHNDVLAGVLVAKDPDICKKLATYQNTIGAVLSPFDSWLLMRGMKTLPLRMNQHERNAKSVVSFLESHHAVTHVFYPGRGGMVSFRLEAENCIDPFLRNLNIITFAESLGGVESFITYPATQTHADIPEEKRKHYGVCNRLLRFSVGIEHIADLLDDLDKALTSLRGKQSTKTQVPR, from the coding sequence ATGTGTACCTCTCATACGGAGACGAAATTAGTTCATACCGGTAAAAATAATGCAGACTCGACAGGAGCCATTAGTGCTCCCGTCTATTTTTCTACGGCCTATCAACACTCGGGCATTGGTGAATCAACAGGCTTTGACTACTCCAGAACAGGTAATCCCACAAGGGCGATCCTTGAACGCTCCATTGCAGAAATCGAACACGGTGAGGCGGGTTTCGCTTTCAGTTCAGGAATGGCCGCTATTCAAACTGCCTTGTCCTTATTTGGACATCAAGATGAAATTCTCGTTTCCGAAGACTTATACGGTGGAAGTTATCGCTTGTTTGAACACCTATCCGATCAGTACGGACTGCAATTTCAATACTGTGATAGTCAGCATCTATCCAACCTAGATCAGTATATAACTGAAAAGACCAAAGCCGTTTACATCGAAACACCCACAAACCCGCTTATGCATGTGGCTGATATTCCTGCAATCGCTAGAATTGCAAAAAAATATAACCTTCTGCTCGTCGTAGATAACACGTTATATACGCCAATTCTACAGCAACCTTTACTAGAAGGTGCAGATATCGTCATTCATAGCGCAACGAAATATCTAGCCGGTCACAATGATGTTTTGGCGGGGGTACTTGTCGCTAAAGATCCTGACATATGTAAAAAGTTAGCGACCTATCAAAACACAATTGGCGCTGTCCTCTCCCCCTTCGATTCCTGGCTGCTTATGAGAGGGATGAAAACTCTGCCTTTGCGGATGAATCAGCATGAGAGAAATGCGAAGTCAGTCGTTTCCTTTTTAGAAAGCCATCATGCTGTCACACATGTCTTCTATCCTGGCCGTGGTGGCATGGTTTCCTTTCGCCTCGAAGCTGAGAACTGTATTGACCCTTTTTTAAGAAATCTCAACATCATTACCTTTGCAGAGAGTCTTGGGGGTGTGGAAAGCTTCATCACGTATCCAGCGACTCAAACCCATGCCGACATCCCTGAGGAAAAGCGAAAACACTACGGGGTTTGCAACCGCCTCTTGCGCTTTTCAGTTGGAATTGAACATATCGCTGACCTGCTAGACGATCTTGACAAAGCACTAACTAGTTTACGAGGGAAGCAAAGCACAAAGACGCAAGTGCCCCGTTAG
- a CDS encoding bifunctional homocysteine S-methyltransferase/methylenetetrahydrofolate reductase, giving the protein MNLKEALQTRTLVGDGAMGTLLYSYGIDQCFEELNLSHAKEIINVHKAYIDAGADIIQTNTYGANYIKLSRYGLEDKVKEINTAAVRLARQAATENHYVTGTIGGIRGIKKQAVSLTEIKRSFREQLYCMLFEEVDGILMETFYDLDELMTVLQIARKETNLPIITQVSMHEPGVLQNGTSLTEALTTLETAGADVIGVNCRLGPYHMIQSLENVPLPSKAVLSAYPNASLPAYQDGRLVYKTKADYFKSSARALHKQGARLIGGCCGTTPEHIAAIADEVKGKTPIEHKDIPIQKAVPKTQLEAKNTKPHLHEIAAKRPSIIVELDPPKRLNTDRYLQGAKALKEAGVDSVTLADNSLASPRICNTAIASIIQQKYDINPLVHISCRDRNLIGLQSHLMGLHTLGITQVLAITGDPTKIGDFPGATSVYDLSSFDLIHYIKQLNEGISFSGKSLGMNTNFSVAAAFNPNVRNLNRAVGRLEKKIKYGADYFISQPVYSVKQLKEIYEATKHISAPIYIGIMPLISSRNAEFLHNEVPGITLSQEIRQRMENSSHDPGRAQSEGISIAKSLIDAAVELFNGIYLITPFLRYEITEELTHYIKKKTQQRKERTIVNGSPVI; this is encoded by the coding sequence ATGAACCTGAAAGAAGCCCTTCAAACCCGGACATTAGTAGGAGATGGTGCCATGGGAACATTGCTTTACTCTTACGGAATCGATCAATGCTTTGAAGAGTTGAATCTTTCCCATGCCAAAGAAATAATCAATGTCCATAAAGCCTATATAGATGCTGGCGCTGATATCATTCAAACAAATACGTATGGCGCCAATTATATAAAACTATCTCGGTATGGATTAGAAGACAAGGTAAAAGAAATCAACACGGCAGCAGTCAGACTTGCCCGGCAAGCGGCAACAGAAAATCATTATGTGACAGGAACGATCGGCGGTATTCGTGGTATCAAAAAACAAGCGGTATCCCTTACTGAAATTAAACGAAGCTTTCGTGAACAGCTCTACTGTATGCTGTTTGAAGAAGTGGATGGTATTTTAATGGAGACCTTTTATGACTTAGACGAACTCATGACAGTCTTACAAATTGCTCGAAAAGAAACGAATCTCCCTATCATCACCCAAGTGTCCATGCATGAGCCTGGCGTTTTGCAGAACGGTACCTCGCTGACTGAAGCCTTGACGACCTTAGAAACAGCGGGGGCCGATGTAATTGGAGTCAATTGTCGACTAGGTCCTTATCACATGATCCAGTCACTCGAGAACGTTCCGCTTCCTAGTAAAGCCGTTCTTTCTGCTTACCCGAATGCTAGTTTACCAGCTTATCAGGATGGCAGGCTCGTGTACAAGACGAAGGCTGATTATTTCAAAAGCAGCGCCCGTGCCCTTCACAAACAAGGGGCTCGATTGATCGGCGGCTGTTGTGGTACGACACCCGAGCACATTGCGGCCATTGCTGATGAGGTAAAAGGTAAGACGCCAATTGAACACAAGGACATACCTATTCAAAAAGCCGTACCAAAGACACAGCTAGAAGCTAAAAATACCAAGCCCCACCTTCACGAAATCGCAGCAAAGAGACCATCGATCATCGTTGAGCTTGATCCACCGAAACGGCTTAATACGGATCGTTACCTACAGGGAGCTAAGGCACTTAAAGAAGCTGGAGTGGATTCGGTTACGTTAGCAGATAATTCACTGGCCAGCCCAAGAATTTGCAACACAGCGATCGCCTCCATTATCCAGCAAAAATACGATATTAACCCTTTAGTCCATATCTCCTGTCGTGACCGAAACCTTATCGGCCTGCAATCACATTTGATGGGGCTGCATACTCTCGGGATCACCCAGGTCTTAGCAATCACAGGGGACCCGACCAAAATTGGCGACTTCCCTGGGGCAACATCCGTCTATGATCTCTCATCATTCGATTTAATTCATTATATTAAACAGCTGAACGAAGGCATTTCTTTTTCTGGAAAATCACTCGGTATGAACACCAATTTTTCAGTCGCGGCCGCCTTCAACCCGAATGTCCGCAACCTCAACCGTGCAGTTGGCCGACTTGAAAAAAAGATTAAATATGGAGCGGACTATTTCATTAGTCAACCCGTTTACAGTGTGAAGCAATTGAAAGAAATCTATGAGGCAACTAAGCATATATCAGCTCCCATTTATATTGGGATCATGCCGCTTATCAGCTCACGTAACGCTGAATTTTTGCACAATGAAGTACCTGGGATTACACTCTCTCAAGAAATTAGACAGCGTATGGAAAATTCCAGTCATGATCCCGGACGCGCTCAATCTGAAGGAATTTCAATTGCCAAATCCTTAATAGACGCTGCTGTCGAGCTTTTTAATGGGATCTACTTAATCACGCCATTTTTAAGATATGAAATAACGGAAGAACTAACCCACTACATCAAGAAAAAAACTCAACAACGCAAAGAAAGGACGATTGTAAATGGAAGCCCAGTCATTTGA
- the metH gene encoding methionine synthase, whose amino-acid sequence MEAQSFEQQLSKRILVLDGAMGTMLQNADLKAEDFGGECYEGCNEYLNITSPRVLEEIHSQYLEAGADIIETNTFGATDLVLDEYKLGHLAEEINVKASQIAKKIAKRYSKNGHTRFVAGAMGPTTKTLSVTGGTTFKHLTHSYEEQARGLIKGGVDLLLLETSQDMLNVKAAYLGITRAFRSLGQTLPLMISGTIEPMGTTLAGQNIEAFYLSLEHMKPTVVGLNCATGPEFMRDHIRSLSELATTSVSCYPNAGLPDEEGHYHETPESLAKKVSGFAEKGWLNVVGGCCGTTPEHTRALVEAVKDIKPRKAPSSHPHAVSGIDPFIYEDKNDRPILVGERTNVIGSRKFKRLISEGKVEEASEIARAQVKKGAQVIDICLADPDRDEVQDMEAFMKQVVNKVKAPLVIDSTDVDVIEKALTYSQGKVIINSINLEDGEERFKEVLPLVQQYGAAVVVGTIDEEGMALTAERKLAIALRSRNILVDEYGLQESDIIFDPLVFPVGTGDEQYIGSANATIEGIRSIKERLPECQTILGVSNVSFGLPPVGREVLNAVYLYHCTKAGLDYAIVNTEKLERYASIAEKEIKQANELLFQTTDATLASFTAFYRGKKKEIKAPTSTMSLPERLAHYVVEGTKEGLIPDLGKALETYPTPLKIINGPLMTGMAEVGRLFNDNQLIVAEVLQSAEVMKASVAYLEPHMEKGDTSNKKGKILLATVKGDVHDIGKNLVDIILSNNGFDVIDLGIKVTPSDLIKHIKEEEPDSIGLSGLLVKSAQQMVLTAQDLKQQQIELPILVGGAALSRKFTNTKIAPQYNGSVFYAKDAMDGLALSNRLSNQEDRTLLIREQQEKQTKAIARSHEQAQTQSATAVAEKPISKVSKTIPVYKPNDFEQHILRDYSVAHIEPFINMQMLIGHHLGLKGKFSKLLAEKNNKALQLKEVVDELLLKAQKENWIQPSALYQFFPAQSDGDDVIIYNPADHQTIIERFTFPRQNRDPYLCLADYLRPISSGEMDYVGFFSVTAGKGIRQRSLDMKQQGEYLKSHALQALALETAEGLAEHIHQLMRDKWGFPDPTDFTMQERFSAKYQGQRYSFGYPACPDLEDQRKLFQLIRPEQIGVELTEECMMEPEASVTAIVFAHPEARYFNVH is encoded by the coding sequence ATGGAAGCCCAGTCATTTGAACAACAGCTCTCAAAAAGAATTCTTGTACTCGACGGCGCTATGGGAACAATGCTGCAAAATGCTGACCTTAAAGCAGAAGATTTCGGTGGAGAATGCTATGAAGGATGCAATGAATACCTCAACATTACCTCCCCCCGTGTTCTTGAAGAGATCCATTCCCAATACCTTGAAGCAGGCGCGGATATTATCGAAACCAATACGTTTGGGGCAACAGACCTTGTACTCGATGAATACAAATTAGGTCATTTAGCAGAAGAAATTAATGTTAAAGCTTCTCAAATTGCTAAAAAAATAGCTAAACGTTATTCGAAAAACGGGCATACGCGTTTCGTGGCTGGCGCGATGGGACCGACGACGAAAACCTTGTCCGTAACGGGCGGTACAACGTTTAAGCATTTGACGCATTCTTATGAAGAACAGGCAAGAGGGCTGATCAAAGGCGGCGTGGATCTGCTATTATTGGAGACTTCCCAGGATATGCTTAATGTTAAAGCAGCCTATCTTGGAATCACACGCGCCTTTCGTTCTCTTGGCCAAACGCTTCCCCTAATGATTTCGGGAACAATCGAACCGATGGGAACCACGTTGGCTGGGCAAAATATCGAAGCCTTTTACCTGTCACTTGAGCACATGAAACCTACCGTTGTCGGACTGAACTGTGCAACAGGACCAGAATTCATGCGTGACCATATACGCTCTTTGTCGGAATTAGCAACAACCTCCGTCAGCTGTTACCCTAATGCCGGACTTCCTGATGAAGAAGGGCATTATCATGAGACACCTGAATCATTAGCTAAAAAAGTTTCCGGTTTTGCTGAAAAAGGTTGGCTGAATGTTGTAGGCGGCTGCTGTGGAACAACACCAGAGCATACTAGAGCACTCGTAGAAGCGGTGAAGGACATCAAGCCACGCAAGGCTCCTTCTTCTCATCCGCATGCTGTTTCAGGAATCGATCCCTTTATCTATGAGGACAAAAATGACCGTCCTATTTTAGTCGGTGAACGAACCAATGTGATCGGTTCCCGCAAATTCAAACGTTTGATCTCCGAAGGGAAAGTGGAGGAAGCCTCGGAAATTGCCCGGGCCCAGGTAAAAAAAGGCGCTCAGGTCATTGATATTTGTCTTGCTGATCCGGATCGCGATGAAGTACAGGATATGGAAGCCTTTATGAAACAAGTAGTAAATAAAGTGAAAGCGCCTCTGGTTATTGATTCTACAGATGTTGACGTTATTGAAAAGGCGCTCACTTATTCCCAAGGAAAAGTAATTATCAATTCTATCAATCTTGAGGATGGAGAAGAACGTTTTAAAGAAGTCCTTCCTTTAGTTCAGCAATATGGTGCAGCTGTCGTCGTTGGAACCATTGACGAAGAAGGGATGGCACTTACAGCAGAAAGAAAACTTGCAATTGCCCTCCGATCTCGCAATATTTTGGTGGATGAATATGGCCTTCAAGAATCCGATATAATTTTTGACCCCCTTGTCTTCCCTGTTGGAACGGGCGATGAACAATACATCGGCTCCGCTAATGCAACAATCGAAGGGATCCGTTCGATCAAGGAGAGACTCCCAGAATGTCAAACCATTCTAGGTGTCAGCAACGTCTCCTTCGGCCTTCCACCAGTTGGGAGAGAAGTACTAAATGCCGTCTATCTTTATCACTGTACAAAAGCAGGTCTCGACTACGCCATTGTCAACACAGAAAAATTGGAACGTTATGCCTCCATAGCAGAAAAGGAAATTAAACAAGCGAACGAGCTTCTTTTTCAAACGACTGATGCTACACTTGCTTCTTTTACGGCATTCTACCGAGGCAAAAAAAAGGAAATAAAGGCACCGACTTCGACAATGAGCTTACCTGAAAGATTAGCTCATTATGTGGTGGAAGGAACGAAGGAAGGGTTGATTCCTGACCTTGGGAAGGCACTAGAAACTTATCCGACACCATTAAAAATCATCAATGGTCCACTCATGACTGGAATGGCTGAAGTCGGGCGCTTATTTAACGATAACCAGCTCATCGTAGCTGAAGTTTTACAAAGTGCAGAGGTCATGAAGGCGTCTGTTGCCTACCTTGAACCACATATGGAAAAGGGTGATACGTCAAATAAAAAAGGAAAAATTCTTCTTGCCACGGTTAAAGGAGATGTCCACGATATTGGTAAAAACCTTGTAGACATCATTTTAAGCAACAATGGCTTTGACGTCATTGATTTAGGTATTAAAGTAACCCCATCTGATTTAATCAAACACATTAAAGAAGAGGAGCCAGACTCCATTGGCCTATCAGGTTTACTTGTCAAGTCAGCCCAGCAAATGGTTTTGACCGCCCAGGATTTAAAACAGCAACAAATTGAATTACCGATATTAGTGGGGGGCGCTGCCCTTTCAAGAAAGTTTACTAATACGAAAATCGCTCCTCAATATAACGGTTCCGTTTTCTACGCAAAAGATGCAATGGACGGACTCGCTCTATCAAATCGGCTCAGTAACCAGGAGGATCGCACACTGCTCATTCGTGAACAGCAAGAAAAACAAACTAAGGCTATAGCCAGAAGTCATGAGCAAGCCCAAACCCAATCTGCAACGGCTGTAGCTGAGAAGCCAATATCCAAAGTATCTAAGACTATTCCTGTTTACAAACCGAACGATTTTGAACAACACATTTTACGAGATTATTCTGTTGCTCATATTGAACCTTTTATTAACATGCAGATGCTGATTGGACACCATTTGGGACTAAAGGGTAAATTCTCAAAGTTGCTGGCAGAGAAAAATAATAAAGCACTCCAACTAAAAGAGGTCGTAGATGAATTACTTTTAAAAGCGCAAAAAGAGAACTGGATTCAACCGTCTGCACTTTATCAATTCTTTCCTGCTCAATCCGATGGAGATGACGTAATCATTTATAATCCAGCCGATCATCAAACGATCATCGAGCGTTTTACTTTTCCACGCCAAAACCGTGATCCCTATCTTTGTTTAGCTGACTACTTGCGTCCGATCTCAAGCGGAGAAATGGATTACGTAGGATTCTTCTCTGTAACAGCTGGAAAAGGAATCAGGCAACGTTCCCTGGACATGAAACAACAGGGGGAATATTTGAAAAGCCACGCCTTGCAAGCACTGGCATTAGAAACAGCGGAAGGATTGGCTGAACACATCCATCAGCTCATGCGTGATAAATGGGGATTCCCCGACCCGACAGACTTTACGATGCAAGAGCGTTTCTCAGCTAAATACCAGGGACAGCGGTATTCTTTCGGTTATCCAGCTTGCCCGGACTTGGAGGATCAGAGAAAATTATTTCAATTGATTAGACCAGAACAAATTGGAGTTGAATTGACCGAGGAATGTATGATGGAACCAGAGGCTTCGGTTACGGCCATTGTGTTCGCTCATCCTGAGGCGCGTTATTTCAATGTGCATTAG
- a CDS encoding YezD family protein: protein MKNTLEKKINDVISALENIEYGSVAITVHDGEITQIECTEKKRYPLNKKSDND from the coding sequence ATGAAAAACACTCTAGAGAAAAAAATTAATGACGTTATATCAGCTTTAGAAAACATAGAATATGGGTCTGTAGCCATAACAGTACATGATGGAGAAATTACACAAATTGAGTGCACTGAAAAAAAGCGGTACCCACTAAATAAAAAATCAGACAATGATTAG
- the metC gene encoding cystathionine beta-lyase, producing the protein MSSYKDQLETRFIHASTYGNKEQKTGAVNVPIYLSSTYHQESFDTFGPYDYSRSGNPTRQALEQTIADLEGGETGLAFASGMAAISSAFMLLSSGDHVLISRDVYGGTYRLITEVLRRFNIDHTFVNMTNLNETCRAIQPNTKVFYMETPSNPCLNITDIEGIVKLAKAHGCLTFVDNTFMTPLYQNPLQFGVDLVLHSATKFLSGHSDIVAGLAVTKNKELGERLSFIQNSFGSILGAQDAYHLIQGIKTLGARLTQSSDTALKIATHLNEHSFISEVYYPGLSFHPGYPVHVRQSKGAGALLSFRLPNKTAAKAFVEHIRLPVFAVSLGAVESILSYPATMSHAAMPETEREARGITDGLLRLSVGLEHVNDLIKDIDQALEAATQSVNKKRILLQNRG; encoded by the coding sequence ATGAGTTCTTATAAAGACCAACTGGAAACCAGATTCATTCATGCTTCAACTTATGGGAATAAGGAACAAAAAACAGGGGCAGTAAACGTTCCCATTTACTTGTCATCTACCTATCACCAGGAGAGCTTCGATACGTTTGGTCCATATGATTACAGCAGATCGGGTAACCCAACAAGGCAAGCATTGGAACAAACCATTGCAGACCTGGAAGGTGGTGAAACAGGGTTAGCGTTCGCCTCAGGGATGGCTGCTATCTCTTCTGCCTTTATGCTCCTTTCTTCAGGTGACCATGTTTTAATTTCTAGGGATGTTTACGGTGGAACCTATCGCTTGATCACAGAAGTATTGAGAAGATTCAATATTGACCATACCTTCGTTAACATGACCAACCTGAATGAAACATGTCGGGCAATTCAACCAAATACAAAAGTTTTTTATATGGAAACACCTTCCAATCCTTGCTTAAATATTACAGATATAGAGGGAATCGTAAAATTAGCCAAAGCACATGGCTGTCTAACTTTTGTCGATAACACTTTTATGACACCTCTTTACCAGAATCCACTCCAGTTTGGAGTAGATCTTGTCCTTCATAGTGCTACCAAATTCCTTTCCGGGCACAGTGATATCGTTGCGGGTCTGGCCGTAACTAAGAATAAGGAACTTGGTGAAAGACTATCATTTATTCAAAACTCGTTTGGCTCGATTTTAGGTGCACAGGATGCCTACCATTTAATTCAAGGAATCAAAACATTAGGGGCACGGCTAACCCAATCTTCTGACACAGCATTAAAAATAGCAACCCACCTTAATGAGCATTCTTTCATTAGTGAAGTCTACTACCCCGGACTTTCCTTTCATCCTGGGTACCCTGTACACGTGCGGCAATCGAAGGGGGCTGGTGCACTCCTCTCTTTTCGATTACCTAATAAAACAGCCGCGAAAGCATTTGTTGAACACATTCGTCTGCCCGTTTTTGCTGTCAGTCTTGGTGCAGTAGAGTCGATTCTATCATATCCTGCAACAATGTCACATGCTGCTATGCCAGAAACAGAAAGAGAAGCAAGAGGAATTACCGATGGACTGCTTAGGCTCTCAGTTGGACTCGAGCATGTAAATGATCTAATCAAAGATATCGATCAAGCTCTAGAAGCAGCAACTCAATCGGTAAACAAAAAACGTATTTTATTACAAAATAGGGGTTGA